In Marixanthomonas ophiurae, one genomic interval encodes:
- a CDS encoding serine hydroxymethyltransferase — MTRDTEIFDLIKAEKKRQLNGLELIASENFVSEQVLEAAGSILTNKYAEGYPGKRYYGGCEVVDKVEQLAIDRAKTLFNAEYVNVQPHSGSQANTAVFATCMKPGDTFLGFDLSHGGHLTHGSPVNFSGKLYNPVFYGVDEETGLIDYDEVEKIAIAEKPKMIIAGASAYSREIDYKRFREIADKVNAILVADMAHPAGLIAKGIISDPVPHCHICTTTTHKTLRGPRGGMILMGKDFENPFGQKLKSGKLKKMSTLLNSGIFPGNQGGPLEHIIAAKAVAFGEALTDEFLHYMVQVKKNAAVMAEAFVKKGYKIISNGTDNHMMLIDLRNKNLSGKDAEEALNKADITVNKNMVPFDDKSPFVTSGIRIGTPAVTTRGLLEEDMPKIVDLIDEVIINFDKEETLKGVAKKVNDLMEGRPLFKG; from the coding sequence ATGACAAGAGACACTGAAATATTTGACTTGATAAAAGCCGAAAAAAAACGGCAATTAAATGGATTGGAATTAATAGCTTCTGAAAACTTTGTGAGCGAACAAGTTTTAGAAGCAGCAGGTTCCATATTAACCAATAAATATGCTGAAGGATATCCGGGAAAACGTTATTATGGTGGTTGTGAAGTAGTAGATAAAGTAGAGCAATTGGCTATAGATCGTGCAAAAACCTTATTTAACGCCGAGTACGTAAACGTACAACCGCATAGTGGATCACAAGCCAATACAGCAGTATTTGCTACTTGTATGAAACCAGGCGATACGTTTTTAGGTTTCGATCTTTCTCACGGCGGACACTTAACACACGGAAGTCCAGTGAATTTTTCAGGTAAATTATACAATCCTGTTTTTTATGGAGTAGATGAAGAAACTGGATTAATCGATTATGATGAAGTTGAAAAAATAGCTATAGCTGAAAAACCAAAAATGATTATTGCAGGTGCTTCTGCTTATTCTCGTGAGATTGATTACAAACGTTTCCGTGAAATAGCCGATAAAGTGAATGCTATTTTAGTGGCCGATATGGCACACCCTGCTGGATTAATTGCTAAAGGAATTATAAGCGACCCTGTTCCACATTGCCATATTTGCACCACAACTACACATAAAACATTGCGTGGACCAAGAGGTGGAATGATATTGATGGGTAAAGATTTTGAAAACCCTTTTGGGCAAAAACTGAAAAGCGGCAAACTTAAAAAAATGTCTACATTACTGAATAGTGGAATTTTCCCTGGAAACCAAGGAGGGCCATTAGAGCATATTATTGCTGCAAAGGCTGTTGCCTTTGGTGAAGCATTGACCGATGAGTTTTTACACTATATGGTTCAGGTGAAAAAGAATGCAGCTGTAATGGCCGAAGCTTTTGTAAAAAAAGGCTACAAAATAATTAGTAACGGAACCGATAACCATATGATGTTAATCGATCTAAGAAACAAAAACCTATCCGGAAAAGATGCTGAAGAAGCTTTGAACAAAGCAGACATTACCGTTAATAAAAACATGGTGCCGTTTGATGACAAATCACCTTTTGTAACGAGCGGGATACGTATTGGGACTCCAGCGGTTACCACCAGAGGTTTGCTTGAAGAAGATATGCCAAAAATTGTGGATTTAATTGATGAAGTTATTATCAATTTTGACAAAGAAGAAACCTTAAAAGGTGTGGCAAAAAAAGTGAACGATTTGATGGAAGGACGCCCTTTGTTTAAAGGGTAA
- the clpB gene encoding ATP-dependent chaperone ClpB, with the protein MNFNNFTIKSQEAIQQAQQIAQGFGHQQIENEHILKAIFEVDENVTPFILKKLNVNVALLQQVLDKQLESFSKVEGGDIMLSREAGKTVNEASIIAKKMNDEYVSIEHLLLAILKSKSSIAQSLKDQGVTEKGLKAAIEELRKGDRVTSQSAEDTYNSLNKYARNLNQLAKDGKLDPVIGRDEEIRRILQILSRRTKNNPMLVGEPGTGKTAIAEGLAHRIVDGDVPENLKSKQIFSLDMGALIAGAKFKGEFEERLKAVIKEVTTSDGDIVLFIDEIHTLVGAGGGQGAMDAANILKPALARGELRAIGATTLDEYQKYFEKDKALERRFQKVVVDEPDTESAISILRGIKEKYETHHKVRIKDEAIIAAVELSERYITNRFLPDKAIDLMDEAASKLRMEINSKPEELDVLDRKIMQLEIEIEAIKREKDETKLKTLRADLANLKEERNELNAKWQSEKEVVDNVQNLKKEIEDLKLEAERAEREGDFGKVAELRYGKIKDAQEALTKLETELAENQSASSLIKEEVTNDDIAEVVAKWTGIPVTKMLQSEREKLLKLEDQLHKRVVGQEEAIVAVSDAIRRSRAGLQDEKKPIGSFLFLGTTGVGKTELAKALAEYLFDDENAMTRIDMSEYQERHSVSRLVGAPPGYVGYDEGGQLTEAVRRKPYSVVLLDEIEKAHPDTFNILLQVLDEGRLTDNKGRVADFKNTIIIMTSNMGSHIIQEKFEAVKDPDTAMQGAKVEVLGLLKQQVRPEFLNRIDDIIMFTPLTREDIKQVVGLQLKGVSKMLAKQNITIDATEEAIAYLAEKGFDPQFGARPVKRVIQREVLNELSKEILSGKVTTDSIILIDSFEDGLVFRNQTDLVEDN; encoded by the coding sequence ATGAACTTTAATAATTTTACAATAAAAAGCCAAGAGGCCATACAACAAGCGCAGCAAATAGCGCAAGGATTTGGTCATCAACAAATAGAAAACGAACACATTCTCAAAGCTATTTTTGAAGTAGATGAGAATGTAACCCCTTTTATCTTAAAAAAGTTAAACGTAAATGTTGCTTTACTTCAACAAGTTTTAGACAAACAATTAGAAAGTTTTTCAAAAGTAGAAGGCGGTGATATTATGCTTTCTCGTGAAGCTGGTAAAACAGTAAACGAAGCAAGTATTATAGCTAAAAAAATGAACGATGAATATGTTTCCATCGAGCATTTGTTATTGGCTATCTTAAAATCAAAAAGCAGTATTGCACAGAGTCTAAAAGATCAAGGTGTTACTGAAAAAGGATTAAAAGCTGCGATTGAAGAATTACGCAAAGGAGATCGTGTAACTTCTCAAAGTGCTGAAGACACCTACAACTCTTTAAACAAATACGCCCGTAACCTCAACCAGTTAGCCAAAGACGGAAAATTAGATCCCGTAATTGGTCGCGATGAGGAAATTAGAAGAATCCTTCAAATTCTATCACGGCGAACCAAAAACAACCCAATGTTGGTAGGTGAACCAGGTACTGGTAAAACGGCAATCGCGGAAGGGCTAGCACACCGTATTGTAGATGGTGATGTTCCTGAAAACCTTAAGAGTAAACAAATTTTCTCTCTAGATATGGGTGCTCTAATTGCAGGAGCCAAATTTAAAGGAGAGTTTGAAGAACGCCTAAAAGCGGTTATTAAAGAAGTAACCACTAGTGATGGAGACATTGTTTTATTTATCGATGAGATTCACACGCTAGTAGGAGCCGGTGGTGGACAAGGAGCCATGGATGCCGCTAACATTTTAAAACCAGCATTAGCCCGTGGTGAACTCCGTGCCATCGGTGCCACTACTTTAGATGAGTACCAAAAGTATTTTGAAAAGGATAAAGCCTTGGAGCGTCGTTTTCAAAAAGTGGTTGTGGATGAGCCAGACACTGAAAGTGCCATTTCTATTTTACGCGGAATTAAAGAAAAATATGAAACCCACCATAAGGTTCGTATTAAGGATGAAGCGATTATTGCCGCTGTAGAACTTTCAGAACGGTACATTACTAATAGATTTTTACCAGACAAGGCAATCGATTTGATGGATGAGGCTGCTTCTAAACTTAGGATGGAAATTAATTCTAAACCCGAAGAGTTGGATGTGTTAGACCGAAAAATTATGCAACTAGAAATCGAGATCGAAGCCATTAAGCGTGAAAAAGACGAAACAAAACTAAAGACACTTCGAGCAGATTTGGCTAATTTAAAAGAAGAACGTAATGAGTTAAACGCCAAGTGGCAAAGCGAAAAAGAAGTAGTTGATAATGTTCAGAATCTTAAAAAGGAAATTGAAGATTTAAAATTAGAAGCCGAACGTGCAGAGCGCGAAGGTGACTTCGGAAAAGTAGCTGAATTACGTTACGGAAAAATTAAAGACGCTCAAGAAGCTTTAACGAAATTAGAGACTGAGCTCGCCGAAAATCAAAGCGCTAGCTCTCTAATTAAAGAAGAAGTTACAAACGACGATATCGCCGAAGTAGTCGCTAAATGGACAGGCATTCCTGTTACCAAAATGCTACAAAGCGAACGTGAAAAGTTATTGAAACTTGAGGACCAACTACACAAACGCGTGGTGGGTCAAGAGGAAGCAATTGTTGCTGTTAGTGATGCCATTAGACGAAGCCGTGCTGGATTACAAGATGAGAAAAAGCCAATTGGTTCCTTCTTGTTCCTAGGTACAACTGGTGTAGGTAAAACAGAATTAGCCAAAGCATTGGCAGAATACCTGTTTGATGATGAAAATGCCATGACCCGTATCGATATGAGTGAATACCAAGAACGTCACAGTGTAAGTCGTTTAGTTGGTGCCCCTCCAGGATATGTTGGGTATGATGAAGGCGGTCAATTAACCGAAGCTGTTAGACGCAAACCATATTCTGTAGTACTACTAGATGAAATTGAAAAAGCACATCCTGATACATTCAATATTTTATTACAAGTATTGGATGAAGGTAGGCTGACGGACAATAAAGGTCGTGTGGCAGATTTTAAAAACACGATTATCATCATGACCAGTAATATGGGGAGCCATATTATTCAGGAGAAGTTTGAAGCGGTAAAAGATCCAGATACTGCAATGCAAGGTGCCAAGGTTGAAGTACTAGGTTTATTAAAACAACAGGTCCGCCCTGAGTTTTTAAACCGAATAGACGACATTATTATGTTTACTCCATTAACTCGAGAAGACATAAAACAAGTTGTTGGCCTTCAACTAAAAGGAGTTTCAAAAATGTTGGCAAAACAAAATATTACAATCGATGCTACCGAAGAAGCCATTGCGTATTTGGCTGAAAAAGGATTTGATCCACAATTTGGAGCAAGGCCTGTAAAAAGGGTGATTCAGAGGGAAGTTTTAAATGAACTTTCTAAAGAAATACTTTCAGGAAAAGTAACGACAGATAGTATAATCTTAATTGACAGTTTTGAAGACGGACTCGTTTTCCGAAATCAAACAGATTTAGTTGAAGATAACTGA
- a CDS encoding 5'-nucleotidase, lipoprotein e(P4) family codes for MRFSCFISLSLILFSLSSCKNLPQTENVSGGAQQPNVESYQLQGILWQQNAAEYKALCFQAFNLATLQLKEEIANKSATGKPLAIITDIDETVLDNSPYQATRAKEGKPYSRDSWVAWGNLEEATSVPGSLDFLNYASANGVTVFYISDRHDIQQETTLNNMKKLGFPNADADHIFLKKKGVDKETRRQKVYKNYEVVMYLGDNLSDFSAIFDNQPTQKRNTLADSIKKKFGNTFIVLPNPMYGAWQTDGIYEGNYNWSPTQKDSIIREKLNGY; via the coding sequence ATGCGTTTTTCATGTTTTATAAGCTTATCACTTATACTGTTTAGTTTATCGTCGTGTAAAAACTTACCACAAACAGAGAATGTTTCAGGAGGTGCACAACAACCAAATGTTGAAAGCTACCAATTGCAAGGAATACTCTGGCAACAAAATGCGGCGGAATATAAAGCATTATGTTTCCAAGCGTTTAATTTGGCTACACTTCAACTGAAAGAAGAGATAGCTAATAAATCAGCTACTGGAAAACCTTTGGCAATTATTACAGATATTGACGAAACGGTTTTAGACAATAGTCCGTACCAAGCAACACGAGCTAAAGAAGGAAAGCCGTACAGCCGCGATTCTTGGGTAGCTTGGGGAAATCTTGAAGAGGCAACTTCTGTACCTGGTTCTTTAGATTTTTTAAACTACGCTAGTGCTAATGGTGTTACTGTGTTTTACATTTCAGATCGTCATGATATTCAGCAAGAAACGACTTTGAATAACATGAAAAAACTGGGCTTTCCCAATGCCGATGCCGATCATATTTTTTTGAAGAAAAAAGGAGTTGATAAAGAAACGCGTCGCCAGAAGGTTTATAAAAATTACGAGGTGGTGATGTATTTAGGTGATAATCTTTCTGACTTTTCAGCTATTTTTGATAATCAACCTACACAAAAGCGAAATACATTAGCTGATAGCATAAAAAAGAAATTTGGAAATACATTTATTGTACTTCCAAATCCTATGTATGGTGCTTGGCAAACTGATGGCATTTATGAAGGAAACTATAATTGGTCACCTACTCAAAAAGATTCTATTATTCGTGAAAAATTAAACGGGTATTAA
- the fahA gene encoding fumarylacetoacetase yields MPLQANDPSYTSWLEVPKNSDFPIQNIPFGVFLTRDDVITIGTRIGDTAIDLGALHQLGYFEGIDLTDDIFLQDSLNDFIADGRKTWRLVRNRISEIFREGSRTELRDNKEHREKILFSMDEVEMQLPVDVGDYTDFYASKEHATNVGTLFRGPENALMPNWLRIPIGYHGRSSSIIPSGTPVKRPIGQQKPGDDGVPGFGPSKLVDFELEMAFITTAANDLGKRISVEDAEEYIFGLVMFNDWSARDIQAWEYVPLGPFLGKSFASTISPWIVTLDALEGFRTDGPAQEPEPLTYLKQDGKKNFDINLQAIIQPEGGEENVVANSNFKYMYWSMSQQLAHHTVNGCNVRSGDMMGSGTISGPTKDSYGSMLELTWKGQNPLKMNDGTERKFINDNDTVILRGFCENDKVRIGFGDCSGKILPADPF; encoded by the coding sequence ATGCCTTTACAAGCTAACGATCCATCTTATACATCTTGGCTGGAAGTACCAAAAAACAGCGACTTCCCTATCCAAAACATCCCTTTTGGGGTATTTTTAACACGCGACGATGTTATTACTATTGGTACCCGAATAGGTGATACCGCAATAGACTTAGGCGCTTTACACCAACTTGGTTATTTTGAAGGAATAGACCTTACCGATGATATTTTTCTACAAGACAGTTTAAACGACTTTATAGCTGACGGTCGAAAGACTTGGCGCTTGGTTCGAAACCGTATCTCTGAAATATTTAGAGAAGGCAGCCGTACCGAGCTTCGTGACAACAAGGAACACCGTGAAAAAATATTATTCAGCATGGATGAAGTAGAAATGCAATTACCTGTTGATGTAGGTGATTATACCGACTTTTATGCGAGCAAAGAGCACGCAACCAATGTAGGTACTTTATTTCGTGGACCAGAAAATGCTTTAATGCCTAACTGGCTTCGCATTCCTATTGGTTACCACGGAAGAAGCTCGTCTATAATTCCTTCCGGTACTCCCGTCAAAAGACCTATTGGGCAACAAAAGCCTGGTGATGATGGTGTTCCTGGATTCGGACCTTCAAAATTGGTAGATTTTGAGCTAGAAATGGCTTTTATCACTACAGCCGCAAACGACTTAGGAAAACGAATTTCGGTTGAAGATGCCGAAGAGTATATTTTCGGTCTTGTTATGTTTAATGACTGGAGTGCCCGTGATATTCAAGCTTGGGAATATGTGCCGCTTGGCCCCTTCTTAGGAAAGAGCTTTGCTTCTACCATTTCACCTTGGATTGTTACTTTAGATGCCTTAGAAGGTTTCCGTACAGATGGTCCCGCTCAAGAGCCTGAACCACTTACCTATTTAAAGCAAGATGGTAAAAAGAATTTTGATATCAATTTACAAGCTATTATTCAACCAGAAGGTGGCGAAGAAAATGTCGTTGCTAACAGTAACTTTAAATACATGTACTGGTCTATGTCGCAACAATTGGCACACCACACTGTAAATGGTTGTAATGTGCGAAGTGGCGATATGATGGGTAGTGGAACCATCTCTGGACCTACTAAAGACAGCTATGGTTCGATGTTAGAATTAACTTGGAAAGGTCAAAATCCTTTAAAAATGAATGATGGTACCGAACGTAAGTTTATAAACGATAACGACACAGTTATTCTTCGAGGTTTCTGTGAAAATGACAAGGTGCGAATAGGCTTTGGAGATTGCAGCGGAAAAATACTTCCGGCAGACCCATTTTAA
- a CDS encoding DUF4870 domain-containing protein, translated as MEKTQTNTEKVTDTNEGKTIAVISYLTIIGLIIAYVMNNDKKTDFGAYHIRQSIGLAAAGLALGVVGLIPVLGWIVSILGTLLLIYMWVMGLINAMNEKKKPLPFFGNKFEEWFKSI; from the coding sequence ATGGAAAAAACACAAACAAACACTGAAAAAGTAACAGATACCAATGAAGGAAAAACCATTGCAGTCATCTCATATCTTACCATTATCGGACTTATAATCGCGTATGTGATGAACAACGACAAAAAAACAGATTTTGGTGCCTATCACATTCGTCAATCCATTGGCTTGGCTGCTGCTGGGCTTGCTTTAGGAGTCGTTGGCCTCATCCCTGTATTAGGGTGGATTGTAAGTATTCTAGGAACCCTATTGCTTATTTATATGTGGGTAATGGGATTGATAAATGCGATGAATGAAAAGAAGAAACCACTGCCTTTTTTCGGCAACAAGTTTGAAGAATGGTTTAAAAGCATCTAA
- the ytxJ gene encoding bacillithiol system redox-active protein YtxJ, whose product MGFLDMFKKTERDIAKEEIVETPWHVLSTMEQLEEIIEESKNKPVAVFKHSTRCGISRMVLKQFEKNYDLSDDQLKLYFLDLLQNRNISDEIANRFKVQHESPQIIIFKDGEVVHHDSHQGIDAEHLARFV is encoded by the coding sequence ATGGGATTTTTAGATATGTTCAAGAAAACAGAACGCGATATAGCAAAAGAAGAGATAGTTGAAACACCTTGGCATGTGCTTTCTACTATGGAACAGCTAGAAGAAATTATAGAAGAATCTAAAAATAAGCCTGTGGCTGTTTTTAAGCACAGCACCCGTTGTGGTATTAGCCGAATGGTGTTAAAACAGTTTGAGAAAAACTACGATCTCTCTGATGACCAACTGAAATTATATTTTCTAGATTTATTGCAAAACCGAAATATTTCAGACGAAATTGCAAATCGTTTTAAAGTACAGCATGAAAGTCCGCAAATAATTATTTTTAAGGATGGCGAAGTAGTTCATCATGATTCACATCAAGGGATTGATGCTGAACATTTAGCGCGTTTTGTTTAA